The following nucleotide sequence is from Catonella massiliensis.
TCATACTAAGACTTAGTTTACCATCCTTAATCTCAGTAATCATTACCTTTACTTCATCATTTTCACTAACCACTTCTTTAGGATGTTTTATTCTTCTTTCAGACATCTGCGAGATGTGAACAAGTCCTGAAAGTCCGTCAGGTAGTCTTACAAAGGCTCCATAGTTCTCAATTCTTTCAACCTTTCCGGTAACTACTGTTCCTATAGCTATCTTAGACATTTTTTCTTCTGTCTTTTTTGCTTCTTCTTCTCTTAGCACACTTTTTGCAGAAAGAATTAGCTTTTTATCATCTTCATCGACTTCTATTATCCTTACGGAAATATGCTTTCCGATAAAGCTCTCTGTATCTTCAACATAGTTTAGCGCCAGTCCCGAAGCAGGTATAAATGCCCTTATGCCTTTTAGATAAGTGACCACTCCACCCTTGACTGCTTCAGTAATCTTTACGTTAAATACCTGACCGTTTTCTTTTGCTTCTTCGAGGAAATCCCAAGCCAGTATGTTATCTGCACGTTTTATAGAAAGAAGTACCTGCCCTATCCCATTGTCAGGTGAAATAACCATGGCATTTACTACATCTCCCACTGCTATGTCTGTCTTAATAGAAAACCTAGGGTCATTGCTAAGCTCATCTATGGGAACAATTCCTTCAGCGTAGGAGCCAAGGTCTACAGTTACTTCGGTTTCTCCTATTCCAATGACAGGACCTTTTACCATATCACCGTTTTTAAGCCTATGAAATGACTTTTCAAGTTCCTCCAAATAGTCGTCCATACTCTCCATCTTCTCATTATCCGACATTTATCTTCTCCTTATCAATATAAAATCTTGCCAAGAGCAACCTTCATAAGATGGGCACCGTAAGATGATTTCCCATATTTATCAGCACTTTCAAGCAGCTTTTCCCTGCTTATCCACCCATTTTTATAGGCTATTTCCTCTATTGCTGAAATCATAACACCCTGTCTCTTTTCTATGACTTTAACAAACTCAGTTGCATCTGAAAGAGTGTCCACAGTACCTGTATCAAGCCACGCATAGCCTCTTCCAAGGGTAATTACATTAAGTCTTCCTTCTTCAAGATAGATTCTGTTTAAGTCAGTAATTTCAAGCTCGCCTCTTTTTGACGGTTTAAGCGACTTAGCATATTTTACCACTGAATTATCATAAAAATAAAGACCCGTCACACAATAATTTGATTTAGGATGTTCAGGCTTTTCTTCGATGGATACGGCTTCACCCTTATCATTAAATTCAACAATTCCAAATCTCTCAGGATCATCCACATAGTATCCAAATACAGCAGCACCATGTTCAGTACAGTCTACTGCCTTCTTAAGGTTTAATGATAAACCGTTACCGTAGAAAATATTATCACCCAAAATCATTGCGACACTGTCTTTTCCTATAAATTCTTCACCTATAATAAAAGCTTCAGCAAGTCCATTTGGCTTTTCCTGAATCTTATATGACAACCTAATACCACATTCCGAACCATCCCCCAAGAGTTTCTCAAAGTTAGGTAAGTCTCTAGGAGTTGATATAATCAAAATGTCTCTTATCCCTGCGAGCATAAGCGTGGATAAAGGATAAAATATCATCGGTTTATCATAAACAGGTAAGAGCTGTTTGCTTGTAACCTCTGTAAGTGGATACAGCCTTGTGCCTGAACCACCGGCCAGAATAATACCTTTCATAAATTCCCCCAAAAATAGTTTTTTTATTTTGCAAAACTTTCCTATACAGTATAAGCCATAACTTACTATTTGACAAGGAGTTAACAGGCTTCAAAAGCATTAATTAAATGTTCAAGTCTGTTATCTCCGTATATCCCCACTACGTCAAACCTGCATTTTGCATCCATTGGTATATTATGCTCACTCATGTAAAAAAGCAGGGTTTTATATATTTTCCTCTGCTTTGTAT
It contains:
- a CDS encoding S1 RNA-binding domain-containing protein; translation: MSDNEKMESMDDYLEELEKSFHRLKNGDMVKGPVIGIGETEVTVDLGSYAEGIVPIDELSNDPRFSIKTDIAVGDVVNAMVISPDNGIGQVLLSIKRADNILAWDFLEEAKENGQVFNVKITEAVKGGVVTYLKGIRAFIPASGLALNYVEDTESFIGKHISVRIIEVDEDDKKLILSAKSVLREEEAKKTEEKMSKIAIGTVVTGKVERIENYGAFVRLPDGLSGLVHISQMSERRIKHPKEVVSENDEVKVMITEIKDGKLSLSMTRAAESEATDDIDSTPVEYSTGDAPTTSFADLLKGIKL
- the rfbA gene encoding glucose-1-phosphate thymidylyltransferase RfbA; this translates as MKGIILAGGSGTRLYPLTEVTSKQLLPVYDKPMIFYPLSTLMLAGIRDILIISTPRDLPNFEKLLGDGSECGIRLSYKIQEKPNGLAEAFIIGEEFIGKDSVAMILGDNIFYGNGLSLNLKKAVDCTEHGAAVFGYYVDDPERFGIVEFNDKGEAVSIEEKPEHPKSNYCVTGLYFYDNSVVKYAKSLKPSKRGELEITDLNRIYLEEGRLNVITLGRGYAWLDTGTVDTLSDATEFVKVIEKRQGVMISAIEEIAYKNGWISREKLLESADKYGKSSYGAHLMKVALGKILY